Proteins from one Aspergillus nidulans FGSC A4 chromosome VIII genomic window:
- a CDS encoding MOSC domain-containing protein (transcript_id=CADANIAT00001087), whose protein sequence is MQSSMQELYQTPAMMETLQIRVQTFWPISISPTITGSVMADSHPRVLSLSTGKAHTFSKSPASSLTLIANYGVQGDCHAGTTVQHRSRLHIRPALANLRQVHLMPLEILRRISDGLPSDEKTKLLSPGALGQNIMTQGVDLLGLPVGAELQFVTDGDGGGDDGPVLVLTGLRNPCAQINSFCPGLQEQFLVWDAKRDITARLAGVMSTVRVGGEVRAGMGIVVVRPEKHVLLGPVWVDRSYHGRIRESWLWGNSYIG, encoded by the coding sequence ACATTGCAGATCCGAGTACAAACCTTCTGGCCGATTAGCATCTCACCCACCATTACAGGAAGCGTGATGGCAGACAGCCACCCTCGCGTCCTCTCGCTCTCCACCGGTAAAGCCCATACCTTCTCCAAATCGCCCGCATCAAGCCTAACCCTGATTGCAAACTATGGCGTCCAGGGCGACTGCCACGCAGGCACGACAGTCCAGCACCGATCCAGGCTGCACATCAGACCGGCTCTAGCGAACCTGCGACAGGTGCATCTAATGCCGCTGGAAATCTTGCGACGAATCTCAGACGGACTACCTTCCGACGAGAAGACAAAATTATTGTCACCCGGCGCCCTCGGACAGAATATCATGACCCAGGGAGTGGATCTACTGGGTCTTCCTGTTGGCGCAGAGTTGCAGTTTGTCACTGACGGTGACGGAGGAGGCGACGACGGGCCTGTTCTCGTTCTGACAGGGCTGAGGAACCCCTGCGCGCAAATCAATAGCTTCTGTCCTGGATTGCAGGAGCAATTCCTGGTCTGGGATGCAAAGAGAGATATCACCGCGCGGCTGGCGGGGGTTATGAGCACCGTCAGGGTTGGTGGAGAAGTTAGGGCTGGGATGGGTATTGTGGTTGTAAGGCCAGAAAAACATGTGCTTCTGGGCCCTGTGTGGGTGGACCGCTCCTACCATGGTAGAATTAGGGAGTCCTGGCTATGGGGAAATTCGTACATAGGATGA